The following are from one region of the Jatrophihabitans telluris genome:
- a CDS encoding ABC transporter permease, translating into MTLPQGEVEVELTDPLGAPSAAAGSEQSIEGRSLGQLAWRRLRSDRGAIIGAIIAAIFIVMAIFAPLITSVYGQDPSTQHQDLVSADTQLPFGSLGNASASHLLGVTPVNGFDIFAQIIYGARTSLIVGFGATAVSVIIGVTMGLLAGYYRGLVDVVISWFMDVLLSFPTLLFALALLAIFGQAKSFLGLSGTPLRFVLIIFVLGFFAWPYIGRIVRGQVLSLREREFVDAARSLGASDFRILAREILPNMVGPILVYATLSIPNNILGEAGLSYLGVGFQYPTVSWGQMMSDAGNWFQVDPLYLFSPGLAIFLSVLAFNIFGDGLRDALDPKSTR; encoded by the coding sequence ATGACCTTGCCCCAGGGTGAAGTCGAAGTCGAGCTGACTGATCCGCTCGGTGCTCCCAGCGCCGCCGCAGGTTCTGAGCAGAGCATCGAGGGACGCTCGCTCGGACAGCTGGCCTGGCGGCGACTGCGCAGCGACCGTGGGGCCATCATCGGCGCCATCATCGCGGCCATCTTCATCGTGATGGCCATATTCGCCCCGCTCATCACGAGCGTGTACGGGCAGGATCCCTCCACCCAGCACCAGGACCTGGTCAGCGCGGACACGCAGCTACCGTTCGGGTCGCTGGGCAATGCCTCGGCCTCCCACCTGCTCGGCGTCACGCCGGTCAACGGCTTCGACATCTTCGCCCAGATCATCTACGGCGCCCGAACCTCGCTCATCGTGGGCTTCGGAGCGACTGCGGTCTCGGTCATCATCGGCGTCACCATGGGCCTGCTCGCCGGCTACTACCGCGGCCTGGTCGACGTCGTCATCTCCTGGTTCATGGACGTCCTGCTCTCGTTCCCCACCCTGCTGTTCGCCCTGGCCCTGCTGGCGATCTTCGGCCAGGCCAAGAGCTTCCTGGGACTGTCCGGGACGCCGCTGCGGTTCGTGCTCATCATCTTCGTCCTGGGCTTCTTCGCGTGGCCCTACATCGGACGCATCGTGCGCGGGCAGGTTCTGTCCCTGCGCGAGCGGGAATTCGTCGATGCCGCTCGCAGCCTCGGCGCGTCGGACTTCCGGATCCTGGCGCGCGAGATCCTGCCGAACATGGTCGGTCCGATCCTGGTCTACGCGACCCTGTCGATCCCGAACAACATCCTCGGTGAAGCCGGCTTGTCCTATCTGGGCGTGGGATTCCAGTACCCCACGGTCTCCTGGGGCCAGATGATGAGCGACGCCGGCAACTGGTTCCAGGTGGACCCGCTCTACCTGTTCAGCCCCGGACTGGCGATCTTCCTGTCCGTGCTGGCCTTCAACATCTTCGGCGATGGGCTGCGCGATGCCCTCGATCCGAAGTCGACGCGGTGA